In the genome of Crassostrea angulata isolate pt1a10 chromosome 6, ASM2561291v2, whole genome shotgun sequence, the window tttatgatcATTAATTAGTCATTGATTAATCAAAGAAATTACATGCATGTGGAAGTGGCGATACTTGGAGTTGATTTAACCTTTGAGACGTATCTGCATATTTAGAGGAATTTTGCAGACATTTTGGATAGAACCAAACTTCCCCGGCGAGAAATAccacaaatatttctttaacatgtaatttgtttaaatcaatgatttaattaataacaCAAGATTGTGGGTAACGTGTGAACATTGTAACATTTACGACGACCGATCAGATAATTTTTTATGACCAAACTTGAGTTCATTTGCATCGTCATGTCTTCCTTTctatttctctctttctttctaaCACTCATATTGgcccttcatttaaacaatgatattttaatgacaAGTAAAAGCTTTTAACTCTAAAGTCTTTATTTGTACAAGATCAACAGgacaataaaaacacaaatgaaataaataacattAAGAACACCACAAAATTCCTGCAGTTGATCACAACCGTGTCCCAGAAGACGGATTTCATACATCTCTGTCTGATCGAAAGTATGAAAAAGTTCTTTATTGGTCACAAAGATAATACTGATAAAATACAAGGCTCCGGCAGAAATGCGTAGAAATTAGATTTATAGGTGGTTTGACTGAGACACAAATTGCAAAACAATACCGGTATAAGAGTCAGATAGTTAATGCACTCACTACACGGCGGCCTTTCTGCTGCCGTAACTGCCACCAGAGATGACCTTGATTGGAGACCTTTGGTGGAGAGCCAGTTGAGGCATGTATTTGTTCAGCCAAGTGAGGTCCACGGCTGCTCCGGCGGCGCCTGCACCAGCAGGTGGTGGGGTGACTGCGGTAAAACTAGACCCGCCGTATGAGCCACCAGAGATGGATCCACCGGCTGCCAGGAGGTCGAGTTGAGCCACTGGGTCCAAGTATGGTCCCATTGTTGTTGGGGCTTGCTGGGCAGCACCAAAGATGTCCAGAGTAGCCTGTTGACCATATCCTGAGTTGGCGTTCATGGAGACCGCTTTCTGACCTCCTCGTCCCATGATATCCATAACAGCGGCTTGCTGTGTCTGTGTGTTGGAGCCAGAGGCCATCTGTGCTAGCAGGATCTCCAACATTTGGTTATAAGGGAATGTAGTGGTTGGGGCCTCTGTGGTAGTGGTTGTTGTAGCCTCTGTGGTAGTGGTGGTAGCTTCAGTGGTAGTTGTGGTAGGCTCTGTGGTGGTGGTGGTTGTGGTCGCCTCGGTGGTTGTGGTGGTTTCTGCTGGAGTTGTGGTAGCTTCAGTGGTAGTGGTTGTTGTTGTAGGCTCTGTTGTGGTTGTAGTTGTGGTTTTTGGTGGAGCATTCACTTTAACAACCATCTTCTGGAGCAAGTTCAGAAGAAGTTTAAACTGCATTCCCTGCATGGGCGGAGGAGCCACTTTCTTCTGGTACTTGACATTGTTGTAAAGTCCGGCAACTGTGTGGACTTCGTTTCCGTTTCCGATGACTTGGACGTCATTGCTCGGGTATTTGACGGAGTGGATGTTGGTATAATGAGATCCACCCCACCTTCCAAATCCACCCTGGCTCCCTCCTTGTCCGCCACCCTGCTGAGGTCCCCCTTGCTGGCCTCCTTGCTGTCCTCCCTGGTATCCACCCTGGGTCTGAATTCCACCTGTGGCTTTGTAGGTCTGTTTGACCTTTTGGGTTCCTCCAGCGTTGTTGTTGGGCATGTGAACGCCTTTGCCTCTGACGTTATTGTGAGCTCCGACAACGTTCATCATGTTCTGGGGAAAGTTGTTGTTGAAGACAAGGTTCATGGGTAGACCGTGTCCGGCGCCACCGGATCCCTTAGGTGGAGAACCTTTGGGTGGAGATCCCTTTGGTGGGGAGCTCTTGGGGGCCTTTGATTTGGGGGCCTTGGACTTCTTCTTTGGAGCAGCGGTCTTCTTTTTAGGTTCTGGCCTCTTTCCTTTCTTGGGGGATTTAGGAGTCTTCTTCTTCTTGGGTGAAGCTGAAGGGGCCTTGGGGGCGGGACCGCCTCCGAAACCTCCGATGTTGAGGGTGGGGATAAACTTGTTCTTGATGGGGGCGTGGAAGTTGATGCTGACCACGGTGTCTTTGGTGGCGTGTACTACTTTCTTTGGTGCGGGTGCGGGGGGTTCCGGCGCCGGGGCGGGAGGGGGGTCGTAGAACCCTGTGTTTACGTTGACATTGTTATTCAGATTCTGGTTCTGATTGGACCACCAATAACCCTGAAACAAATCCAAAACCAATGTTATcgctgttttgttttaaaaaagttagctttttatttatttctctcaTGATGCTCCTTTCGAAAATTAATaccaaaaatcttaaaattgattTCACTTGGAACATTTAAAACTCAGAAACTTTTTACcatcaattatattttaaaaagtatatttcaaatttgaacTATTTTCAGAAAAACAGTAAAAAGATCCTGTCATCGTTTATAAGATTAGATAAGACAGTACTTACAGCTACCGAAGGCAACACGACAACGCAACACACCAAAGCGAAACTAGTGCCAGCCATGATGGATGGAGTACCGATCCACGGATCGCCCGCTCTTTATATACCTTTTAACTTTCCCAAAGGTCGTCATATTACCTGTCATTGATATCATTGcactttaattaatttcattatcGAAAATCATAATTCGTTGTTCGTGAGGCTCGGGAATCGGTACCCTCTATGCAGCTCATGATTTGTgattcatgaatattcatgagtCGCGGATTTTTTCCATTTCCAGTTGTTTGACATTGGGGTCACGGTTTGACATGTAATGCTGATCATACAACTTGTTCTCTGTCTAATTTCCTTGACACTGTTTGGTTCATTTTAATTAGCATAAATTGATTGTGTTTTACATTTTGTTACGCGCTAATTGATAGACcatcatatttcaaaatattttcatttaatgcgTACTGATCTAGAGAATGAACTTTGACTCTCCGGCCAAAAACATGCAAGAATTCGGCAAAGTGTTGGTGGTACCTATTGCACAAAAGTATGAAGCAACAACTATAAAATGGTGCTTTGTTTCCTCGAGTTTTACGACTTTTCTAGAAGGTAGGCATCATGATCTTCTTTTTCAACATATTTGAATATGGTTCTTTTAGATCTAGTcaaattaaatagaaaatacCAGGCTATTTTATTGTTTTGCGTTCTTTATTTATCGCGAGTTTATcaagacttgtttttatttttgtttgataaaaaatatttttcctgtAAAAATATTAGCAGAAATCACACACAGACTTTGCCCATCTATTCTTTTTTATTCCAACGTCCAGAAATTTCAGAACGTTGCAGTTCTCTTAACGTTAAATGGGAATAAAGAATCAAAAAGAACTGATCAAGAAATTAAAATCCCACAGTATTTTTTAGAATGTtatgaaaatgttcaaatgaTGACGACCCTCGCTTTGTCGTAGATTGGCTTTGTGGCCTTGCATTTCTTGTTTGACACATACAttgaataaatatgtatatctAATCTTGTTTCATGTATTGGTATACAATatacttatatcattacaagCATATTTATGTTTAGTATACGTTGCTTTTCTAAATGTTCTATTGTAATGTATGTCGCTTataatttgtatgaattttaaaaacactttaGTGATATACTTCAAAAAAACTTTATCAAATACCTACACAATATCAAAAGATCGACACACTCCACaatattctaataaaaaaaaatgtagtaaaaatctaaaataatttaAGCATGTTACACCAAAAATCAGTGCACAAAACAAAGGTAAggaattaattaaaattgcGTGAATTTGGTCGTGTGTTTATGATAATTAATTATGATTAGGTTCAGTCTGTCAAGTTTATAATGACGTTCTACACGGTAAAGCTAATTGCTTGATCCAAGAAATCATCGGTCGGAATTCAATGCATATCAAAGAATGCATCTGATTAACAGTTTAATCAcgtttaacattatatatacacTTCATATAGAGCTTACGTATATTCTCTACCGAAAATCTGCGACTATTGAGATCAATATTTAGAGCATCTCTTGTTTCATGCATCTGTAGGAAGAATGGAAGCTTGCCTCATACAACCAAAACGTCACGGGAATTTTAAGATTCATCTTTCATAACAAAAACGGTCCATTAGGTTTCTTACGTATTACTCATGCTAGGGCTAGAACTTATTTTAAACGTTGCAATTGTAATCCCTGCAGTACTGTTTATATTTACTTATGACATAGTTAAGTTATTGGAGTGATTCTGTTACGTTGGTTTCTGAAACATTCTGTGACGAAAATATCTTAGTTTTTCATCGTTGAATGTATGTCTTTCTAGAAAAGGGTTATTGTTACTTTTgcttcaaaaattcaaattccaTCATTCGAAGACAAAAGGATAATATCTTTGATAGTTTTAGCATACTTTCTAGAAAATAAAACTATTGCAACAAAGGGTAAAATGATTTTCAAGTTGCATAATGTTTGTGATGACGTCATCATTCTGTAccagtttgtccatcttgtaccAACTCTCCGCCTGTTTAGATCTGAATGTCGTCTGCTTCTTAAGGGGACTAGATGGCGCACGGTTCTAACCTTGGTGAACTCAACAGGAAATGAGATTCCTCCATTAAATATTCTAATGTTTGACAAGGTGACAGAAATCAAAATCGTGCCAATTTAGgatgataaataataatgacATCAGAATTAAAGAAACTCGACGTAATGTTATCTAAAACAATAGTATTAAAATTTTCTGTCCATCTAAACACCTGACCGATATAGAGTCCAGACATTATCTTCATATTTCTATTGACAAGTGTCGCCATGCGGCTAAACTttgtcattttaatttcaaatagcCATTGCTTCAATCGTGAATgcgattattttcttttcatttattgaataacattaatttgaagTTCATTAAAAAACTACAGATTGTCTAGGCcatttttagaatatttaaCCACCTGAacaagaagataaaaaaaattatttttttaacagattttGCTAGCTTTGTTCGAAGCTTGAAGTTGCtgtttttccttttaaaaacaatggCTAGAAAAATGATTATGAATATCTTTATGTAAACATGATTGGCAATTTGTTTTTCTccttcaagaaaaaaaaccccgactCTGGTTCCATACGCCTTGAAAGGCAGTGGAAATGTCTAGAAGCTGGACGCTCACCTCTATACATATGACAGAAACAAAATGGAGCcgagttttatttgtttttaattttagaattacatgtatcatcttATGACATGTATAAATTGTCTTTTTCCAGATGTATATAAGCTTTGGCAGAGTTATACATAATGTTTCTAAGGTAACGAATGAACCTGCGCAGAAAACAGTGACGTTCTACGCACATAAacgtttttttgtgtttaacctacaacaacaaaaataaacaatgcatattGCAGCACACACATAAACAACGATAGTTATCCAACACTGGATTTCCAACAATAATATCACTACCaaacacattaatattgatataatatcatagATTTATTGCTATATAGTCATATTAATCCAATGAAAAATAGTGCACTTTGTAAGGATATAGAGGTAAAAAATTCTATACAACCTATCGAATCGTTAATTGTACATAACAGAGGCAGACATACATATCCATTGAGAAAACATCTAATATTATTGGCACGTGTGACTCTATTTCAATTAGTACAGTGGTTAACATCGCTAGAGAGGTAAGTAACCACGGAGCCGAGAAACTGAACACAAACTGAACTTGGCATCAGAAGAAAATAAGAGTGAAATGTGGATTTCTACTatcgataaaaataaatgaaattaatcaaaaataaaaatatagtttattCCCGGAGACTATTTACAGGGTTGCTGTGGTCTATTGCTTTGTGTTGCGGTCACTCGCCACCTGTTATCGTTTTGTTGCGTTCGTGCGAGTTCAGCTTTCGGTAGAAACTTTGCACGTAGGTAAAGACGCACTTCCAGTCAGGTTTCTGCATTTTCACCATGTCCTCTACATCCAGTAATGGCGCTATGTCAGCATATTTcctgtaaacaaaaaataaattgaaaattatgttaATTAGCGCGATAAGCTGaataataacattaattttatttacttcaaatttgttttttttttattcaacaatcTAACAGCTTTGCAGACTAACATAGAAGGGAGGCGTCATTATTTTTAACCACAGGGAGTTGACATTACTTACTCTGCGGTGTCGAAGGCTAGGGTAAAGTTGTATCTCCTCTTCTTTGGGTCCAGGGAGCTGAAGTCAAAGGACTCGGGGTAGAAGTGGTGGATCAGGGCGCAGAAGGCCATGCCATTGTTCCAGCTGCTGGAGAAGTTCGTGATCTCCACGTTCTAAAACGAGGCAGCAATGGACATCAGACACAGAAATAATGACGTACACAATGAATGGTTCAATGTCAGCGCGGTCTCCGTTTACAACGTAAAATTATCATGCAAAATCGGTATCAGTTATCCTCTTTCAAAGTTGTATTAAAGTtagtatgatatatattgtgttGGTTATAATTAGTGATTAGTCACATACAGCATGCGTTAATTGAGTAAgatgttatatatatacataaagtGATTAGTAAGTCTACTTTAAACAAGCATACGTTTAGTTTTCCCATATTATTAAAACATGCACCGTTGATTTTTATAACACTTTTTAAACTTTCTACACCGTCCACATTTTTCTACATTTAATCCAATTCCTTCTCAATACCACTTTATTAAAACCATGCCGTTCTTAATTTCACTGTAAGTCAAAACTGTTAATAACGTTCAAACCACAAGTTAACGGGTTTACGGTCTAGTCTAACACCACGGAAACGTTGTGACGGTACAAATGCTGTGTCTTCGGGAATGCCTCAGCAGTTGCAAAACATAAAAGCAGTCAGCTACATGTAAAATACAAAGATCTACAACATCAAAGCCAAGCAATGACACAGCACTTGTACGCCGACAACAGCCATCTTAGTAAACTCTGCAACCATGACAACCTCTTCAGTAGCTCATGCATGACTACTCATTTCAATGACATGCAGTCATGCGTTACCTCGTACTCCTTCGTCATGGCTTTCGTCCAGTCCAGTAACATTTGTTTGATGGCACTCGGGCTTCGAACCAGTGCCCTACCGCTTCCCCCTCCGCCGGGCGCTAAATTTCTTTAGTAAAAAAAGCACGGATTGGTTAATTTCTTGTTCTAATATATGCTGGTATATAACCAATGAAAAAAGAGTTAGAAATTTGGTCGTCTGCTACATTCAACCAAATTGTCCCGCCTTTTTGGAAGAGTGAGCCTGTAAATGAAGAGATtagtatctacatgtatgtcttaACTGGTGTACAAATATTCTAAGTCTACACAAATATACTAAAAGTGGCAAAATTACACACAGTAGTGTTAGCACAACACAAAATGGCGATCTTAAAGGCTGACTTCTAATCATTGTAGCTTGATAGTATGGCATCCAAATCTGGCAGCACATTAGCTgttcaatgaatttaaaatgaaataacaccTTTGTTCCAAGCATCAATTTTCCGGAAGATAATTTTTCACTCTTTAAATTACAATGTAATCAAAGTCAGTCTATAATTTGCtaattataaatgttaattaaatgaaaattatattcttTCATGTTAGCAAATAGGCAATAAATGTCTTCAGAGATCAACACTGAATGTGGTagaaaaatgcatatatattgataaaaaaagtcACACATGGAATTGAAAACTTAGTAGAAAATGGGGACATGTTAGAGGCAGCGGGAACACAGGTGTAAATGAGATCTACAGGTTAGCGTGAGACAGCCATGGCCCTGGGCCCCACACACTGCCCGCGGGCTCACTGG includes:
- the LOC128189801 gene encoding fibronectin type III domain-containing protein 1-like → MAGTSFALVCCVVVLPSVAGYWWSNQNQNLNNNVNVNTGFYDPPPAPAPEPPAPAPKKVVHATKDTVVSINFHAPIKNKFIPTLNIGGFGGGPAPKAPSASPKKKKTPKSPKKGKRPEPKKKTAAPKKKSKAPKSKAPKSSPPKGSPPKGSPPKGSGGAGHGLPMNLVFNNNFPQNMMNVVGAHNNVRGKGVHMPNNNAGGTQKVKQTYKATGGIQTQGGYQGGQQGGQQGGPQQGGGQGGSQGGFGRWGGSHYTNIHSVKYPSNDVQVIGNGNEVHTVAGLYNNVKYQKKVAPPPMQGMQFKLLLNLLQKMVVKVNAPPKTTTTTTTEPTTTTTTTEATTTPAETTTTTEATTTTTTTEPTTTTTEATTTTTEATTTTTTEAPTTTFPYNQMLEILLAQMASGSNTQTQQAAVMDIMGRGGQKAVSMNANSGYGQQATLDIFGAAQQAPTTMGPYLDPVAQLDLLAAGGSISGGSYGGSSFTAVTPPPAGAGAAGAAVDLTWLNKYMPQLALHQRSPIKVISGGSYGSRKAAV